The Spinacia oleracea cultivar Varoflay chromosome 2, BTI_SOV_V1, whole genome shotgun sequence DNA segment TTTGGTTGGCATTTGCAAGCAGCAAACCTCAAAGCTTTACCAAGTTAGAGTAGACAGTATTCGGCAATTGGAGGGAAATGATGCATCTCTCTTCTTTCCACAATGTAAATGGCTTTTTGTCAATCTACCAAATACTGACTGCCCCCTATTGTGTATATTCATTCATATAGTAGAAATAATTTCTTGTATTCTTTCAAAAATATGATTACAAGGCTGCAGCCGGCCAGCTTCTCCTATTTCGTGTTGCTCGGCTATAGGGCCAGAGGTTGATGTATGTGACTAGGTATTTTGAGTTAGTTGTGTATCGAACATGAACAtattaaagcatgaataagATGCAAATTTGATCCACATTGCTAAGACTGCACTTCATTCTAACGGTTACAGGCCGGTGTTACAGTTTATGTTGCCTGTTTTCAGTGCTTTTGATGTTGCTGCAACAAATACTTCTGAAACTACTTAGCTTGTAAGAACATAAGCAGATGGAAGCCATTGTGGTTCCATTTCTAAGACCTACCTATTACCTTAATTAAAAGACTTATTTGTAATGAACCCGCTTACATACAGGATAAAAACCATTCTGGTTCCACCTTTTTATTTGCAAGCAGGAAGAACAATGAAAGGCATGTGAACAAATACAATCGAGAAAGGTCCTACAACTATTGGCTCAGTTGAGTTAACATGTAAAGGAGTTAAAGCAGGTATATCCCCTGATGAATTCACACTCAATGCTTCTCCATTAAGAAGCATTGTTTGGCTCTGTAAGTCGCCATCTTTTGCTGTTAAATGATATTCAGCTCTTACTCTTTCTGATGCTTCTTTCTGGTGCCACTTCATTGCCCTTCCCCTATTCTTGTGCATATGATGATGCATGTGTGGAAGACTCCAGGTTCCGTTGAAGGCTACGTTTGTTTCAATGGTTGTATTTCCATCTAGGTTTATTAACAGCACCATTATCCCTTGCTGTACATGAGAAAGAAATAACAGACAATTAATCATCCATTTCCATTGTAAGGCATCTTTTTTCATGCACTTGGTTTTTAAAAAAGTGTTTTTCACTTACAGATAGCTTTGAGCAATGAGCATAAGCTCGGATTTTCTTCGTCCCAGAGAAACTTGTTGATAGCACATTTCTTCCCATCAATCTATGCCACAGAAGGGCACtgcagaagaagaagaataacAACGATCAAAACAGAGTTTTCATTATAATTTAGAACTTGATAATGTTTAGTTAAAGAACACAACCCACAAACCTGTAGTAGTCTGGATTAGGAACAAAGGTGGTGGTGTTGAGCAAGCCGTAGTTTCCTCCAATCAAAGTTTGTCTACAATATGTTTTTGTATCAAAAGTTGACGACATTCCAAGCTGATCTAAATACCTGTTTTTCAACATGAAAACAATCAGGTTTATCGATCAAGCCTAAGAAAATCTAATGAACAAAGACCAGACAAATGCAGTATTTTATAATTACCAGAAACTGAACACAAATGCATTAGTAACATGGTTATGACCACTGTTATAAGCACCTCCTGCTTCACCAACCCATGAAACTGCAGAAGTCCCGGAACTCCTGAGAATATTCTGAAGTCTTCTGAATGTATCAGCCTCTCCATCGAGATATGATGGATTAAGGATCTTATCAATCAGGTGTGCATCAACCCCTACAAATTTGAAAACCAATCATTTCAGTTTCAGTTTCATTCTATCCTATGAGCTATTGCTTAAACAAATTGATCATGTTAAAGAAATACCTGGGCCTAGGTTGTAAATATGGTGTGTCATTACATCAAGGTTGTTATGTGTTGTATTTATGAATTCTGTAAACCAGTTTTGGTCAAAGAAACCTCCAGGTGCTATAACCAGAGGCTTAGATTTGTTAGCCTTGTAAACTTGTTCTATCATGTTGTTCAGACAAATCAGATCAGTTGCATACTGAGCTGCTGAAACTCGCGTCCCAACTCCACTTCCACTCAGCTCATTTCCTGCCAGCCAAAAGGATATTAAAACACAAAACACACACACAGAAACTCACTACCTTCCATTATTTTAACATTCAGTACGAATACAAGTTGAAATATAAAGATCACCTAGCTCCCAGCCATGCATATCATAGCCCTTTTCTACAGTATAACGAATAAGAGATTCTGCATTTGAAGGATCCCAAGCACCGGTAGCTGAGCCATCATGCTGAATGGTTCTTCCAGCAAGAGCATTTAATCCAAAAATAATCAATGCCCTGAAAATGGGTGAAGATAATCCAACTTTTTGTGTCAGAATTACTGCATAATTAACAATAAACTCTGTTTATCATTATACATTTCAGGTGATGAGATCAAAAGAGGATTTCAGCTTTACCCAGCTTTATTGAAGAAGGCGTTTAGTTCATCCCACCGCTTCATTGGTAAGCAACCAGGAGTAAAACCAAACATTTCTGTACTTCTGTTGCTAAAATGGTTACATGGTAGTTTAGAATCTTTGCTTTCATATACCACTTTATCTTGCAAAGTACCACCCAGCCTAATCTTCAAAGGCGAAAAGGCTGCATTATCAATATTTTTCCAAGTAAGCAACTTGCCAACTTCATCCATATAACTTTGTGTTAAAACACCTATGTTACTTAGACTCTTTACTTTGCCTCAAAGTACCCATGCCGAACACTAGacaatttaatttaaatcataTGAACACTTGACACTTCATCTCGAACCAAGAACATggaaaataacatttattaaatGGACAAGTCTAACACTTAGATTACACACATATCCCACACTAGTAGCAATAACAAGGTAAAATGACTTCATAGGTGAAAAGGCTGTACTATTAACATTTTTCAAAGTAAGGAACTTCATCAATTTTATGTGAAAACACATATGTTACttatgttggaaattctcattgggaaacacaaaggaaaaaagggtgagtgaaaattcaagagtcccacattggaaaaactcttcatattcctcttgtttattaattggggaatgagtgtaactcttgtttaagaaagtgtgagaatggtatgggtggtacttggtacttggtacttggtacttggtacttggtacttggtaagtcattgttacgggaatctgtattgattacgtaaccgttggattaattaccattaattacgtccgttactacattcaatgtctctgaccgtttttggctgttgcaacattcattccctcagccgtttttggctgttgcaatgctttccttctaattatttaaatcagagtttcagttcccttctcacaaaaaaatcatacacacaaaatacgaaaacacattcttactctcacacaaaattgctctcggttttgggcatacgttctgactccatccggctttgtgagtgcacacaacgtcggagttgcgctaatcctggagggcgaccgcattctgttctactgcaccgggaggtagcgcggcatcgtcttttaggacagtgggtgtccatgacgcaacaattgttcttcgttcagttcatcgaatcaaataagtttgttctaattttcgctttaatcgcaacaatctaaaagacgattcttatggctttgacttccaaattcatgattcctgatatgtctaagttagaacctcttgatggcaagaattataaacgttgggctgttaggatgcgattctatttagaacaaattgagattgcttatgtgcttgatgatgttgtcgaacctgatgatgaaactgaattgcatgcttttgagttgaaatttgctaaagatgataggacatgtaagggcatgttgctgcatcatatgtcgaatactttgcttgatatctatatggggtttaatcatgctagggatatttgggatgcattagaaaagaaatatggaactgatgatgctggtactaagcgttattgtgtcagtaagtggttagcttttcaagtccaagatgataaaccaattattgatcagattcatgcttatgaaaatatttgcattgctatggctgccgagggtttgagtatttgtgatattacccttgctatagttttaattgagaaactcccaccctcttggaaagattttcgtaatcagttaatgcataagaaaaaggaccttaccttagaggagcttgtaggtcacctgaaaattgaggaggaaaatcgtattaaggataagggtcaatctgtgttttccgggtctgctaaggctaaccttgtagaacctaagcctcatgcatattctgaaaagtttaagggaaagggaagtcctttcaagcctcaagggaaaccaatgaagtataagttcaagggcaagtgttttgaatgtgggaaaactggtcacaagtctgtagattgcagatccaagaagaagtcggatcagaaccaagccaaccttgctgaagctaatgaagtttctaatcctaaccattttgttgcggttgtttcagaagctaacttgacaggtaatgttgctgaatggatcgttgatactggagcaacgagacatatctgcaccaacaaagacatgttcactacctacgaaaaaactgatggtgaaaatgtcttcatgggtaattcagcttctgcaactgttcaaggcaaagggaagatcgttctcactcttacctctggaaaacttattactcttaccaatgtgttgcatgttccagaaatgcgtaggaacctgatttctggtagcttgctaatgaaggctggattgaagctttcatttgattctgataggcttgttattactcataatggggagtttgtgggaaagggtttctgtaatgggggtttatttactcttgatgtcaaacttgaaattatgaataagaatgctagtacttcttctgtttatattgctgagtctattgatttatggcatgcaaggttgggtcatcttaacattgcttcaattaaaaggcttaaacaacttaacttgattcccagtttttctaaaactgattttgcaaaatgtgaagtatgtgttgaggccaagtttgcaaagaagccatttaaatcaatagatagacaaactaaagtactagagcttgttcatagtgacttgggggattttaaaaattatgagagcaggggtggtaaaaggtattatattacttttgttgatgactgctcaagattcaccatggtttatcttctcaggtcaaaagatgaggctgagaaatgttcctcaaatacaaggccgaagtggagaaccaacttgataggaagatcaagagacttaggagtgataggggtggtgaatatgaccctaacactcttaaggcattttgtgagcagaatgggatcattcatgagacaacggctccctacacacccgagcagaacgggattgctgaaaggaagaacagaacattgaagaacatgatgaattctatgcttattagttctgggttttctgataacatgtggggggaagctatattatctgcttgtcatgttttaaacagggtacctcacaagaagctagacaagactccatacgaaatatggaagggtcgtgcacctaacctaagttatttgaaagtgtgggggtgtctagcaaaggtggctatacccagcttcaaaagggacaagattggtcctaaaacggttgattgtattttttggttatgcttaccaaagtgctgcatatcgttttcttgttaaaggtgctaacaattcttatgcaggtggtaacatcattgaggcaagagatgccgagttttttgaaacagtatttcctttgaaaatatcttgtatcaatgatgtgccttcttctagcacttcttctagtatgcctgttgttgctcctcccacctctgatgtgaattctgaattggagccaaggaggagcaagagggcaagaaaggaaaccagttatggtgatgattttattactgctttcttaactgaaccttacttgattgatgatgactttgtttatgtctttattttggaagatgatcctaggacctatgaagaggctatgaaatctgttgatgcagtgttttggaaagaggcaatagatagtgaacttcagtcaatcctaagtaacaatacttgggagttggttgatctgcctaggggttgcaagcccattacttgtaaatggatctttaggaaaaaattgaaatccactggatccattgacaagtataaggctagaattgtggtaaggggattcacccaaaggcatggtattgattattttgatacttattctcctgtcactaaaattgctactattagaactttgattgctcttgcttgcattcatgatcttgttgtgcatcaaatggatgttaaaactgcattcttaaatggtgatttggatgaggaaatttacatggttcaaccggaagggtttgttgttcctggtcaagagaataaggtttgtaaattagtcaagtccttgtatgggcttaagcaagctccaaagcaatggcatgacaaatttgacaagactatgacaggtaatgggttccatgtaaatgaaggtgattcttgtgtttactctaagcatgattctgatggttgtgtgattatttgtctttatgtggatgatatgttaatttttgggactaatttggatcgagtaaatgagacaaaaagttttctaagttctaagtttgaaatgaaagatatgggtgaggcagatgtgattttaggagtgaaaatcaagagaactccaaatggcatttgtcttagccaagctcactatgttgaaaagttacttaaaaaatttaactcttttgacgtcgatccagttaggactccctatgatccaagcatccacttaaggaaaaataatggtgatcctgttagccaatctgaatatgctaagattattggtagtgttatgtttctgatgaactacactagacctgacattgcttattctgtgagtagattaagcaggtatactcataacccaagtcatgaacattgggatgctttgaagagattgctcaggtaccttaagggtaccatggattggagtttgcactactccaagtttccaggagttttggaaggctattgtgatgctaactgggtttctggcaatgatgaaattaactctac contains these protein-coding regions:
- the LOC110789406 gene encoding heparanase-like protein 3, with product MGNQIWVLGICILVYFLSSSLIVVSSTSVSGREREKGTVYIDGRAAIGKIDEDFICATLDWWPPEKCDYGTCAWGHASLLNLDLNNQIFLKAIQAFSPLKIRLGGTLQDKVVYESKDSKLPCNHFSNRSTEMFGFTPGCLPMKRWDELNAFFNKAGALIIFGLNALAGRTIQHDGSATGAWDPSNAESLIRYTVEKGYDMHGWELGNELSGSGVGTRVSAAQYATDLICLNNMIEQVYKANKSKPLVIAPGGFFDQNWFTEFINTTHNNLDVMTHHIYNLGPGVDAHLIDKILNPSYLDGEADTFRRLQNILRSSGTSAVSWVGEAGGAYNSGHNHVTNAFVFSFWYLDQLGMSSTFDTKTYCRQTLIGGNYGLLNTTTFVPNPDYYSALLWHRLMGRNVLSTSFSGTKKIRAYAHCSKLSQGIMVLLINLDGNTTIETNVAFNGTWSLPHMHHHMHKNRGRAMKWHQKEASERVRAEYHLTAKDGDLQSQTMLLNGEALSVNSSGDIPALTPLHVNSTEPIVVGPFSIVFVHMPFIVLPACK